The sequence ctctaaccatcaataaacaatcaacaataacaaaccaggactcagcatcgaccaacaccaacatgcatcgaccgacaccagttggaggttgcgtcgaccgacgcaagatctgcatcgaccgatgcaagactaacttgcatcgaccgatgctcccattgcattgaccgacgcatgctcgacatagcacgaaaaccctagattttacgcgccgtcctcgcatttgcatcgaccgacgcaccaagtgcatcgaccgatgcaatgccgagcatggTTTTCCTccaaagcttctcgctggatcttcgtttatacaactacaaaactcaatcccaagccacaagaaagcttcccagcgtcccaaaaaacaaactaacaagcctaaccacacataacaaacaaatcagagatatctccagcttagataagccatggtcatgcacttacctttgccacagaagaaatccgacccaaacacaggaagaaaacgctcctaggaagtTCCTACCACgatctaagcctcagatctcacagGAAAACGCCACAAActtccaagaatctcccaaaaacgcTTAAGAACTGATAAGACCTCTTTCCTCTCTGGTTTTTCTCCCCAAAACGGCTGAACttgtcgaatgagacaaaacacgacTTAaaggttttccctaacccaagacgcagcgtttaacttaactcgtccgcagaaaacttaacctgcatcgaccaatgcactatatgcatcgaccgatgcaatcccctaaaccgggatttcggttcgcagatgttacacTGTTAATCATCATACTGCAAGACATCAtgctttttcaaaaaaaacttcataagaaaaaatatttttaaaaaataccatgGGAAATGATGGGAAATGATGggaaaagaaagatatatagtGAGTgattgttttcttcattattagCCATGTGAGCATTGGATCTTATATAATACACTAAACattgtttgaagtttgaaagGAATTTCATTGACACATTATTCTGAGTAATCACATTCATGGCAATAAATACAGTTATAAtgcatattaattgtaattaatttggtcaTATGCATCATTGCAACGTGAACaatttgaacaaaagaaaacgtcCACCCATAATGTCATAAATGTAATTGATTGAGAGAATTAATGTAATctaaagaaactgaacaaataaaatgtcccaaattaaaaaaaatatgtgtagacaatttagttttagattagcaataatgtgtatttttatttcattaaaattgaaaaaataacacatgtttaaaaaaatagacgggtgccaaatgacaatttctctcaactctattttattatagtttaatatatattaaatattgacatgtgaaaccgataaaaatagttaagtaATAAAGTTTCGGTTGCGATAAAAAAATAAGTGACAAATTTATATatcgtaaaaacaaaatagaataaatatatttttgtaaaaactatagagatttttgctatgaaataatactaaatttaaaaatcaaaaataattaaagatttgataGACAAAGAGTAAAGAAATTTAAAGGAACATTAGTGAGGAATTTACAAATcgtataaattaaattagatgaaatatattcttgtaaaacgattttttttaccaaagtaaaatatattgattcttgctatgaaataatattaattaatacaatccaaaaataattaaagatttggtagagGAAGATAAATCTGAGTACttatctaataaaattaaactatatagattttgtaaaatagattagattttctttaacaaaagtaaactatagagatttttgctatgaaataatactaaataaaaaaaaccaaaaataattaaagatttggtagacGAAGAGTAAAGAAATTTAAAGGAACATTAGTGAGGAATTTACAAATcgtataaattaaattagacaaaatatattcttgtaaaacgatttttttgtttttaccaaagtaaaatatatagattcttgctatgaaataatattaattaataccaaccaaaaataattaaaaatttggtagAGGAAAATAAATCTGagtgtttatataataaataatgtgatttttaaCCAATTAGGTCATCAAAAAGGAATAAAGCAGATGatagaattgatgatgatgtgagaaatGAGGGACAACCAACCATAAGTAAAACATTAATATCTTCTCAGATTATGTAGTTGATGCTACGAAATGATGTCAAGTTCGTAGAGGCAGAGAGGCGTGGACaagaaagaaattatatttaactttttaattagttatgttGGCTAGGGAACGGGcctattttttggtttctctgcTCCAtagttttgaaataaaattgaaataagtgTATGTTTTGTTGGCTAGGGAATTGAGATGAATCTATTTACGTTTCTTTAACccataattttgaattaaattgaGAATGAGGACATGTGTCAGCTATATAAGAAGTCAGatgtattatataagatatatatgatcacTTAGAAAAACTGTAAAGTGAAACACAGCCATCCTGATCACTATTTCTATCACTATcgtcaaaaaaaattacttcttATAGTAATAGTTTGTATGAAATCGTTAATTCCGAAGTTAATGAGTCCCATGCAAGGGTCATTCAATGTTGATCGGAAGCAAAACCGTAAGAATTCACTATAACAGGGGAAGCCGTCTGACGTTGATGGAGCATTAGTTACGACTTATGactaggtttttttcttttcttttttttctttgatttatatagaaacaaaatacaCAAAGCAAATGGGATCATGGATCCCTTTCAAACAATGAagcaaatcaattttaaaaaaaatgcaacGTGAGGATCCTTACATAcggattaaatatatatataaaacatatatcaatGGATCTTCCATTACGTGATGTTTTTTCTGGTTCGGTCAACGACTTCAGTCTCATCAGAAGTCTCATGCTCATGCTAAATTTAGTGTCACGATGAAAGTACTTTCTGTAAGACTTCAAGGCAACCACAGAGACATTTCTGACAGCATCTGCCAATAGTGTACACAGAcatagcattaaaaaaaaaaaaaaaaaattgaacgcCGCGTGAATATCTTGAAAATGATTAACGGATaattagaaaagaaataaatatgtaCTCTAATTTTTCGTATGATTCATCGACGTCCTTGGACTTTGTCTCCACTGCTGCTGCCGGAGGATCACCCACCATGGCATCTCTAGTCGGATAACCAATTGGCGGCGGCGGTGTGTAGGGATCTGATGAAGCCTGTGAAGGTTTTTCCACTGTGCCCGGAAAGATTAATTAGTTATCTAATTGATGTGTATAGAATAATTTGTCCATGGTTATATTTATATGTGGCCAAAAAAGATTATATGTCCTCGGACATGATCATGACTTTAGAAAATAATGAGTTACCTGATAAGGAATTCTGCTCAGATTGATTCATTCTGATTTGAGGAGTTGAAGGAGCAATGAAGTGAGAATTATGAAGTGAAGTGAGTGTTGTGGTTCTAAATTTAAGGAAGTtgaatattaagatttttttatacaaaaatatcctcgaaatgaaagaaagaaaagtcaatattgaacaaaaaaaacatctatcTCACGGACAACTGAAGTCTCAAGGGCAGACCTACCTTATTAGCCGAGGAAAGCGAAACCGATGGTTGAGATGAAAGTGAGAAATGGACAGAAGCATGTTCAACCTCATAAATCCTACCGTCAACTTGCCACACACAGGCCCACACATATCGCAAAAAAGACGATCTTGTCTCTCTGGAGTCATTTCTCTGAAGCAACATGCATGGTGAATCACATCCAAATGGTTGAATGGAGAGATGGCTTTCGTCACGTACATGACGTACACATATATGACGTAATCTCAATTATTTTGTTCATGGATCTGTCTTTTAGTTAGCACCTCTTAAAGTACACtcggtgtttttttttttgtattcttttagACTCTTTGTAAATAACCTCTTTTGAAAGAGAGTGAGAAGGGAGTACGTTTCCTTTTATTTACTATGGTTCTTATACATATCAAggggaattttttttgttgaatatgaCTCGAGAGAGAGGGTCGTTTGTATTTTTCAAGTTTAAGCTCAATTTCTTTC comes from Camelina sativa cultivar DH55 chromosome 19, Cs, whole genome shotgun sequence and encodes:
- the LOC104766120 gene encoding uncharacterized protein LOC104766120, coding for MTPERQDRLFCDMCGPVCGKLTVGFMRLNMLLSISHFHLNHRFRFPRLIRTTTLTSLHNSHFIAPSTPQIRMNQSEQNSLSVEKPSQASSDPYTPPPPIGYPTRDAMVGDPPAAAVETKSKDVDESYEKLECCQKCLCGCLEVLQKVLSS